The genomic window AGGGTTGCCAACTCCATcttaatatacttttttttatacttaaattaaaaaaaattgccccccccccgcTTGAAACTACGTGCCTGCTCAGCAGACTGATCAACTTACTCCAAATCATTTTACCCAGAATACTTGCCCTTTATCTACATCATTTTACCCAGAATGCTTACCCCATATCTTCATTATATTACCCAGAATCCTCTCACTTCATCATTTTACAATCATTTTACCGAGAATGCTTAcctaatactgtggtttcattaatattcaaaggtatcaattttcgtggataaagtaaaactggccaatgaccctatcaatacaaaatgttaatagaaattgcacttcaatgaacactcttaatttcgtggatcaacttaataacaaaatccacgaaaattggtattcaacgaatattgatgaaaccacagtatcttCATTATATTACCCAGAATCCTCTCACTTCATCATTTTACAATCATTTTACCCAGAATGCTCACCTCATTTTCTGCATCATATCCTCAAACGACTCCACGTAGAAGTAGATCGGCTGGAGATCTTCGTCTGTATACTCCTGCACTGACGTCACAGTCGGGCTGAACGGAAGTTGCTTGGGGCTGTCCGAGAGCGCATGCTTCAACTCTCCGTAGGATGACAGGGTTCCGGCGCCGTAGGCTCGTAACTTTCCGTCTTGGCGAACTAAGCCGAACTCCACGGTGAACCAGTATAACTGTGTAGAAAGCAATTGatttataaaactgttttattCTATATATCTGTCATTCAGTTATTTTATAAAGCATACTTTTTAAATCAATCAATATACTCTGGTTTGaacaatattcgttgaattccaattttcgtggattttagTTTTTGGTTTTGGttgttattttgttgtttagtCTTGgtatttttgttctgttttttttttgtttattggaATACAACATCTATCAACATATTgtgttattaaaataatttatcatgATATTAGGTATCCTTGAAACTTTGATTTTACTTAATTTACATGAATTGAAAaccgcaaatatttaatttaatgaaatcacaatacattgtatatatagcaaaataattaatttgaatcacagtattgttttaatttaatgtttggggttttttttacttttcatttacgaTTCTCTGTGACAGAGTGATGATCTTTGTGATGCTCTACATCTTGTttgcataattattttaaatctatCTACTTTAAGCCTGATACCGTTGCTAGTTTCTCTATTTCTTGATCTGATGCTCCGAGTGACGCCAGACCAATTTCCTGTGAGAACTGCGCAAATGCGGGAACAGACAACATTGGCACGTGGCCCAACAACTCGTGTACACAATCTCTAGAAAAATTGTTGGAAGATAATCATATTAAACTTATACACACAGAGCTTATGCATATTATTACTGGAAAAAGAGATTTAAAGAAAGCTATTAATATAAGACATTGCTTTAATCTCTTATAATCTGTGGagttttttagttttaacaTTGACGTTAACTgttcttatttttaaacatgttgcaaatgttttttacattatatacaaGATATAAATGTAACTATAATATAATTCTGGAGTCTTACTGACGTTGATACACATTCTTatgtaaagtttatatttagtatagcattgaatgatttatttttgacgtcgtcgtggcaataactgccgtcagatGAGAAGGCAAATtaaataacgcgcgttagctcgttatgataatttgtctgcccACCTGACGGCaattattgacacgacgacatcaaaaataaattatttaatgcttatatttacattcttttactgatgaaatcaattatttactttaaatcgatataaattgcagatcaTAGAAGAAGTTAATTAGTAAcggcaagaacagctgtttcataaaaccggtttaaactggttaccacatagactgttgagttGATATCGatgagcatgaaaatataattcatgaaaaacAACTCTTGAATTTagcttttacaaaaaaatgaacttttttgttgaaaaattgtaaaatatggtgttttgacaagttttgaaatatatttttgaccgataacatagaaattactGTTTTGGATCTACctatttaaattacatgttaatTCATATGCAGTTAttagttgttgcatttagaggcatttagaAATTAcagaatttaattgaaaaacacagtagaatgtaaatatatttgtttgaatAACAACGTACGGTTCCGGGGAGTGGTCGGGCTTGGATCCGTGCCTTACATATTGTGTACACTGAAACACCCGGAAGGCAAGGCTAGCCAGGAAATCTCTGGCGGAGAGTAAACCCGAAACCGGACGCAGCTGGAATCCGGTTTTACCTGTAATGCGATTTCAAACTAGTTCTCTTTATTCACCTCTATATTGCATGTTACATGGTGTACATGTAGATtagatatacactgtatattgtTGATGTATGTGATTTAAATCATCATTTCATTGCACTCACGTTTGAGGAAGTTTGACACGTCCTCTAGTTGTGGTATATTTGTCTCCCTGTAGCCACAATCTTTCTCCAATCCCTTGAAAGCCTCAATATGCTCGCGACACGCATGCGTAGGAAACAATTCCTTTAGTTGCTTGTAAACATGGCCCCTGAAATGGATTGGCTGACACTTGATAACTGAAacactttttcaaattttagaattgacATGTTACTTCCTTTATATAAAACATGGGTATTCATATGCTCTGAAATGTAATACAATGTAAGATGTGCATGTAATTTATTCCAATTCAACTTGAAAATAACCCAATGACAAACATTCATGCAAATACTGCATAATGGTTCATTGTTTAATGTTAATCTGAGTACAATCTTTATCTCATTAACACAACTCAAGTTCTGGATTTCTTATTCCTCTTCACTTTTTATTACGCCGTTTTCTCTGTATTTATGACTATCGTTTAGTGGTTTTTGATCGGGTTCGAAATACATCATTATATCGCAGCGATCTGTCAAATCGCCAGACCCAAACAGTTAGCAAATTCGTCAGCCGCCCCATTGTAAAACATCTCCTTTAATAGATTTCAAATGCAAATACAGTAATTTGTCAGCACTGGATCAAACTTGCAGAGTAATACAATGGCGCTCGATCGCTATCTGCCATCGCTAATGGGCCCTTTCCGACTTCTATCAACGCGTCGCCACAGAATCAGATTCTGGGAGAAATTCCAACACTGCAATATTCCACAAGCCCTATAAGTCGACTGTTGACACCTGTATTGTGACCGCATGTTTTATTGGTCAGTTTAAGGGAATTAACATATTCAAGTCGGGATCGGTGATCGTATCATATTGCGTCCTCCAGATAGTTTACTCTAAATACTCTatcagaacaaaaaaaaattcatttcgcGGTTTCTGTGTTTCACTAAACTTCAAAGAACGCCCAGTTATGATGGGTTATTCTTAGATGCAGATCGTTAATTGGGTCATTTAAACTAGAGgctaaatattgtaaaattagcCGCTGAAAATATGTACAATGCATTAACACTTGGATCAGTTTATTCAATAGCCTTTGTTACTAAATATCGCTGGCAGCCGATACAGATAGTACTAATTTACTTTTTCTGTTATTTCTGCTCGACTCGTAACTCAGTTGTTTCTGGCTTTGTCAGTGTTTCCGCTGTGATTTCTAAATATTATGACAACTCATCTATGATTCGGCACGTTGATAGAATAGGCTCGTGATTGTGGGGTTTTTCTAGTTTGAAAAGGCAAGAGAGCTTAACAATTTCGAAACGCAGTATAAAtagtatggtacatgtatgtccaaACATGGTTTTTTCATAAAGGAATGAATTTTTCCAAACACGTTATCTGGAGAGCACCAGATGCACTCTTGAGTATGATTGGCAATACTAGCAACGTAATTTCTATTCTTAGTGGATACCAGGCACAACAAACATCGGTACTGAATGATGAGATAGTTATGGTATCACAGGGCATTAAGTAGAAAAAGATCCGTaagttaaagatattttaagaaaacGGCTACGCCTAATGCACATTCTTGGATTTCAAACCTTTTATTGTACATCTAAAACTCATTGATCACTCTATCTAACTGAATGCAACAATACGGGCAAAAACACTTTACGGGGATAAGTTTCAGCACGAAAACtcaaatgacgtcatcaactcACCACGTGGCTATTTCTTCCCTCGTATACTGCACTCTTGGTATTGGGTGACCGCTATGTGtaaagaaagtgaaagtagttgaaagtgaaagtagttgATTGGCAATGTCAAGATGATGAATATATTCATTTACCAATTACTTACTGTTTATATTCGAACGCTATATCAGCAATCTGTTTCCGGCGTTTTTTGTACTCTTCGTCTGTAAACCCCTGTAAACAGGAAGTGACGTatgtgaaaatttcaagaatctctctctctctctctctctctctctctctctctctctctctctctctctctctctctctctctcttaaagtTAACTGTTAAATGTCCTCTTTGTAACTAACTATGAGATGACCatgatatcaattttatttgtgtGAAAAATTGGTCCAATTTGGGATCGGACACCCATACAAGTTAGTATAAAGGCTTAAGGTATTCTTCTGCTAGTATTATGTATTATAAACTGTTAAATGTACTGGTCTGACGTCAACCcatttaaatttaacaaaaaatgtttacttttacaTTATGTCGTCAAAAACTATCATACGTTCATATAAATACCAACTTAATCGATTAACTCGTACGAAATACCACTCGTACTCACATCGCTAACTTCCGCACTCTTATCAAATGAATCACTTTAATACTCCTTTTATGCAGCGATCGTTGAAGCAAATGAAAACTCGCTAAATACTTCTTTATTGTGCCTTAAATGTGTTTATGTAGAGAAAAAATCCCGTTCTAAGCGAGCGACTTAATGTATTGCCGCTGTTTATTGCAGAGCAGAATCCACGGATGGAGAGTGGAGGCGAAGCACACAGGCAGAGATGGGAACGTACTCacttaatattttcttttcgtCGGAATCTGATTTTTACTCACGAGTAAATCAATTAGGTTAAAAGTCTGCCCCGTCCGGTGTAAATTGATTCGAatcaattattgataaataaaactGCCTTAATTGGTTTTTATGGAGACGGCGTCCATATTTACGGTCTTAATTACCCGCCAAAATCTCTCCAGCCCGACTAGCGCTGCTCCTCTGTACAAAGCATATGTTTTCTGAATTTGTTTGAGTGTAATGTACTGCAGTTATATGTTCATATAGGGAAGTTTTTACTGTTTATTAATTTAGTTACTTGTAGATATGATTTGAGTGGggtaattttttctattttttagggggttgtttgtttgttttattttttttgcttctttttttgGTCATTATCATATACTTTAAAATGTTGGAGATTACAGAATAAAAGTGATTGAGAAAGAAAGAAGATAGATGAAGAAAAGATATATATACCACACAGTGCAGAGTCTGAGTACAACGACACAGGGAGTGATAACAGATATATACAGCATAGAAAaaacacagacagacagacagacagacatacagacagacTAACTACTTACCGGGTGATCACAGTCTAGCTCGGGTTCGAACTTAGTCACGAGGTGGGTACAGTTGTCCAGTTCAGATATGTGTCGAGGAAACCATGCATCTACAGGAAAAAAATAAGGTCAGTAAAAATGGGGTCAAACCTCCATTGAAATTTGGAATCCTAAAAGACAGTTCGGGGTCAAGACGTATTGTGTTTTTAGCAATTGAAGGAGGCTTAAATTTTCGTGGAAAGAAAATTTCAGTTTGAAGAATACGTTAATTCATGGCGATTGAAATTAGCAATACTATATGATATTAGATATTGCTATACTTCGATCAAATCAGTAACGAAATCTACGAAAATTGGCATTCAACGACTACTGATGGTACTACAGTAATCAGGACCAGAGCAATGTCACCTTGAATGTCGGCGTCCTTGTCCCCAATGACCGTCACCTCCTCCACCGATGGATTCTGACGTATGGCGTTCATTAATGATGTCACCTTTTGGCGGGAACATACGAATTGTATCAAAACATCGAAAATGGCTCCTGCCTTGTGCGACTTCCGTGATTCTATATGATCGAGGAACACTTTTGTGgtctgaaatttaaaaacaaatgatgtCGTCAAATGATAATGATGACGatgtttaacataaaaatgatattgcCTCTGTTGGGGTTTGAACCCGGCTCCTTCGGCATACATATCCACCACTCTACCGATCCACGTAAAGGGTTAACCAACTAGCCAGAGCTagttttataatatctaatttgCTACAATATAAACTTAAGATGTACAAAATAAATGAGATGTTGGACACGTAGTCCTTTACAAACACAATGATTCCCCAAAACTGAGaaactggttttttttcctGCCTACGTATACCTAACAACACAGAAGTAGCTCAATTAAGTTACACGCTTTAGTTTTTATAGAGTATAgacacatgcgcggatctagaggggtaAGAGGGGTTCGCAACTCCCCGACCCTCACCCCACCCTtcggaaaattaaaatttcataaaatttcataGTGAAATTACCCAAAAATGACCGGGACCCCCTGAAAAACTGAGATATCTCCACAGGATGAATATCTGCCAttcaatcaaatgaaaggtGACTAAAAGGTAACTGAtatgtgactgaatggcatatttGTGCCATTTAGTCACCTTTacagaccattcagttatcattcagttgactgaatggcagagattcatcctgtgccCTCGGATCCGCCCCCCTctttccggattttttttttctggatccgcgcatgggaCATGTATGCAACTGGCATATGTGTGTGCTGCTATAAACAGTCAATTGCAAACAAGAAACTAATCCAAAaagattttagaaaaattaaatgaagttACTTATAAATGTACTGTACTTTAATAACTTAAACGTCGTACCTAACAAAGAAGAATGTCTCAACCTCGGGAATTTTGGGATTTAAtagttgtaaatatttaaagtcAGTACACTTTAAATGtgatataaatgaatagttTATATACAcaattatgtatataaaaaaaatctaaattgttcaTCATTAGACTCAACCATTTAGAATGGgggttttttcttaaaaattaagtattttgatttaaaaaccacCTAACAAATTCAAATGTAGAATTGTGATCATTTTGAACCTTTTTCTTCTTTGGTTAAACTCGTCTGATTTTGAAGAGGTTatacgaaatttaaaaaaatgcatattcCCTACCTCAAAAGAATTCCATTATAACGTTTGCTTTTCAGAAATCCAACAAAAACTGTGTCCAAATGAGGACCTTGAATTTCTTATATATAGATAATCAgctaattttctaaaattataaatttattatgttTAGGGTAGGTTGTACCATCTAGTTAAAATGGTTCTCAGTGCCGGAATAAAGTCGCTCggtttttatttaacttttattcTAGTGGCAAAATAAAAATGGCTGACACTTTATAAATTAGTAAGCTTGCTAGCATGTATTAATCAGTTGCTAGTTCCAGTCTTTATTGGGACAAACTTGTATTTTGAGATAAATGTTGTCTCATTAAACATCACCAGCTAGCGAAAGAAACTATCAGCGCCCACAACTCCTTTTTCATGCATGTATTCGCAAGATAGGTGTGTATAGTTACAACAGCCCTGATTAACAGTTATACAAAATgctgataaaaatcataatttatattctctggtttgtttgtttttggtttgggttttttttttttttttttttggtggtttttttttttggggggggggtatttttgCAACGCAGTTTTCTTTTGGCTAAGTGCAAACCAGTTTACATTTGTTCAAACTTTTTTGCTGTCGTTAAAACAGCTTTAGCATAAAATGTACCAATGCGCATGTCGTTTTATACAATTTATTGTCATTTCTATAATAATGAGGACAATTCGTCTTTATTTCTGTACTTCGTGTTAAATATCTGAATAATAATGCTACTGAGCAAGAGTAAGCGGTAAAGTCTAAACTTACCAAAGTTTTTCGGTGTAacatatagataaaaattaaatctattacTTAATCACCGGGATTGGGAGTGGAAGGGGGTTGCCCATGGGTACCAGTAATTTCATAGATTCCAAGAcatattcatactttatataAAGTTTGTCAACTCTGCCATATCAACATCCTGTTATTGCACTACGAAACAATTCTGCAGAAAATAAACACTGTTAGATGACAGGAGGAAAcaatatgtattgttttagtTAAAAACAATATGAGATAATTATGACGCTGGACAAACGGGTATAAATAGTCTAGTAAGGACATGAAACAATACGTTGTCAACGCCCGACGCCAATACAGACCAAGGGACGGTATAATTAGTGTCACAAGTAGTAGATTAGGTGGGTTTGTTATGGATGGGAGTTTACAACATCAGCAAAAAGAAtgcgacatttttttttatcgatcatgttttttttatagggACTAGCTATATAGCAGATAGGTGTAGACAAGACTTGGGTGTAGGATTTATTGGTTAAACAATTATAATTAGCAACGCACGGGAATTAGGAAACATTTTCCATTAACATCAATGACAAGGCAGGGATGGGTTTCTAAACTCGATAGTGAACAAGAGACCTCGGGACCAAGAGTCGGCATTGGCACCACAGAAAAGTAACAGATTTTATAAGACTTCAAAGAGAAAGTTTCATTGAGGGTCAAATAGGGTCAATTGACGTAAGAGTGATGTAAAGCTAGACCCCAGAACGAATCAAATCAAACGTAGCGAACCGTGCCACAATTGGAAACATTAAGTATTCAGAACTCTTTCAATACAGAAggaaaattactttttaaaatcggaagATCAAAGCATCGGACATAGCGATATGATCTCAATTTATACAGAGTGCTGAACATCATAGAAATGCGGATTGATGATTGATCTCTTAGGCGTTTGTTTACAAGGGGTAATTCAAGGAGGAATAAGTGATGGCGAATGACATTGATCTTAGTTACTGCGATTCTTGTCGGAGaggaaatattgaaaacaaaatagatCATTAGAACTCTTCTTTGTGGGACAAAATGCTAAAAACGGATCATCTTTGTCTTCTGTTTGCTTTGATATAATTATCTTTTGACTTTTTGTGTACGTCATACTATTTTTTTCAATCGGAAATCTGCAGTACAATTTAGCTTAATTGCGAATTCTAAATGacgtttgtttaaatttataaaataaatcattatcagGTGAAACATATCTTGTCTAACTATGTGTAACTTGTAACAATTATCTCATTGGTGAAAAACCACGACCTTCATATTTTTCTGCCTACAAACTGTGCAATCTATACCGCGTCTAAAACAGTTTTACTGCCGATCCATTTCACCGAACCTAAACTCATAATTCTACAAATGAACAGTCGTTTCTGAAGtgcatgtaaacaaaatgacataactTACTTCAAATACACGAACTATCCGGGACAATGACGCCGTCATTCCTTCTTTTAGTGTGACCAGTATGACGTAGAGCCGTGAGGGGTCGGTTTCCACGGGAGACGGGGTATCCCCATTCTGAGTGAACACTTCCTCTTCCTCGCTGATGGAGCCCCGGTTACTGATGGTGCGCTCTCGTTTCGCGAACTCGATGTTTGTCACCGTCTCAAACCGCGCATCCTCAATCAGGCTTTTCCGGCGCCACGATCCGCCATGCTGGAAAAAAATCCCCAAAAGTTATTATCAATCTGGTCAAGTTATCGGTCATTGAATTGTGTAacgtttttatgcaaaaaacaTGGGCGCtaaaacataacaaaacaaaaagccCAGCATAATGTGCCCACTGGGCTCACAACCTTTGCCCAAATGGGCCTTCGAGGCAGCCCATATCTTGGCATAAACAGGAGTAAAAGGGAAAACCACGCTGTATAATGTATGCAAAACTgtccttttattttatttattgaactTCAGTTTTCATTTAAGATTCATTTGAAAAGATTTCAagattttaaagtaaacaaaatcgTGATAATTTACATTAGGCCAAATTCATAAGTAGTGTGCATTCCCTCTCCCGACCAACTGACGGAAATTAAAGTACCTGACTCAAGATATTTTTCCAACAATCCTACAAATATATCTCACTCCGATTAAAATCAAACCGTCACAACttccttttatttgattgtcgGGTAAAGGACCTTCCACGTGATCTATTGGACTGTATCGTTATAATCAGACTGAGAATATCTTTTCTTTCAACAAATTGATCGCAGATCTATCATATTTTCGTGCAACTTGGAAAAAGAATTATATATTGCTTTACCCTCCGAAACAAAATTTGAACACGGACTCGGAGGaatacaaacaattttcaaaggtGGCCTTAATCAACGACACATTGAAGAACCGTTGTCCACAAACCTAAGTGtcaacaacaattttagaattttgcccacgaaaattctaaatatcacaatGAAAAGTTTTGATAAAACTTCAAATTCTTCAGACCATAAGATAGGCTAAATCCAGaaaagtggttttatttcatagCTAATTCAatgctttgtttatatatatttgaactGATTTGTTATGTGGCTAAATAAAT from Magallana gigas chromosome 9, xbMagGiga1.1, whole genome shotgun sequence includes these protein-coding regions:
- the LOC105337798 gene encoding tyrosine 3-monooxygenase, whose amino-acid sequence is MFATEASVISPTQDPATVKRRLAFQKSYSQEHGGSWRRKSLIEDARFETVTNIEFAKRERTISNRGSISEEEEVFTQNGDTPSPVETDPSRLYVILVTLKEGMTASLSRIVRVFETTKVFLDHIESRKSHKAGAIFDVLIQFVCSRQKVTSLMNAIRQNPSVEEVTVIGDKDADIQDAWFPRHISELDNCTHLVTKFEPELDCDHPGFTDEEYKKRRKQIADIAFEYKHGHPIPRVQYTREEIATWGHVYKQLKELFPTHACREHIEAFKGLEKDCGYRETNIPQLEDVSNFLKRKTGFQLRPVSGLLSARDFLASLAFRVFQCTQYVRHGSKPDHSPEPDCVHELLGHVPMLSVPAFAQFSQEIGLASLGASDQEIEKLATLYWFTVEFGLVRQDGKLRAYGAGTLSSYGELKHALSDSPKQLPFSPTVTSVQEYTDEDLQPIYFYVESFEDMMQKMRDHVSTIKRSVDLRYDPITQSIQVIEHKDTLETLASSLRTEVRNLEKLVKRMDLVFV